From Paenibacillus sp. PK3_47, the proteins below share one genomic window:
- a CDS encoding LTA synthase family protein, with the protein MRALLPDKGLGKLLLALLAGGFILNFFMQSALLNMNIYSVLEWIGEFYGLYLAGGLLLFCGLLVCSMLLPNPYIGPAAAGLLMVITGFAGYQKLSTTGEPLFPWDLMLLKNAGEMSRIAQGMVSPLMLATAALLVAGLTWLIIKLPKQRISLQIRVLLTGVSASAVAGFIFLVGSQSQIFTSLKYENIFWNQKVNYSQNGFLFAFAGNLRQNLMEEPEGYSRDAIAEIAAKYNALPDVPAAAGKEEQPNILFMMDEAFFDPTRLPDYQFSEDPLKFIHQQQGKVPSGLMLSPEFGGNTANIEFEALTGMSMYFLKDGSIPYQQRIVKMSSLPSIVSILKERGYRALALHPFDGTFYNRNRVYPVLGFDSFTSEQDLEHAERMTPAGYITDKFAVEEAVRQLKSSREPAFLHLVTMQNHFPFTKGLNGPNTIKVQGLPSAYTDEFETYVQNTKLTDEALAYLQQELKTIERRTVVVFWGDHLPALSAGIYRNAGWDKEPRLKHETTLLMMANFELPAEPLGTLSPAFIGPEVFRLTGQSLPAYYKLLEQVRKELPGLSKNVLIGPDGERSELDAAQQLLLDDYRMVQYDMLEGENYAQSLLF; encoded by the coding sequence GTGCGAGCTTTACTGCCGGACAAAGGGCTGGGAAAATTGCTGTTAGCGCTGCTGGCGGGCGGATTTATACTTAACTTCTTTATGCAGTCAGCGCTGCTTAATATGAATATATACAGTGTACTGGAATGGATAGGTGAATTTTACGGGCTGTATCTGGCCGGGGGGCTGTTGTTGTTCTGCGGCCTTCTGGTCTGCTCCATGCTCTTGCCTAACCCATACATCGGACCGGCCGCTGCCGGCCTGCTGATGGTAATCACCGGCTTTGCAGGCTATCAGAAGCTGTCCACAACAGGCGAGCCGCTGTTTCCCTGGGACTTGATGCTGCTTAAAAATGCCGGAGAAATGAGCAGGATTGCCCAAGGAATGGTCTCTCCGCTTATGCTTGCAACAGCCGCGCTCCTGGTGGCAGGATTAACCTGGCTGATTATTAAGCTGCCCAAGCAGCGGATCAGCTTGCAAATCAGGGTACTGCTCACTGGCGTTTCTGCGTCAGCAGTCGCCGGTTTTATTTTCCTGGTCGGCTCCCAGTCCCAGATCTTTACCTCACTGAAATATGAAAATATATTCTGGAACCAGAAGGTCAATTACAGCCAGAACGGATTCCTGTTTGCCTTTGCCGGCAATTTGCGCCAGAACCTCATGGAGGAGCCGGAGGGCTACAGCCGCGATGCAATCGCTGAAATTGCAGCCAAATATAACGCATTGCCGGATGTGCCGGCAGCCGCAGGGAAAGAGGAGCAGCCGAATATTCTATTTATGATGGACGAGGCGTTTTTTGATCCCACCCGCCTGCCGGACTATCAGTTCAGTGAAGATCCGCTGAAATTCATCCATCAGCAGCAGGGGAAGGTTCCCTCGGGGCTGATGCTGTCACCTGAATTTGGCGGCAATACGGCAAACATTGAGTTTGAAGCATTGACCGGCATGTCAATGTACTTTTTGAAGGACGGCTCGATCCCGTATCAGCAGCGGATTGTCAAAATGTCCTCGCTGCCTTCCATTGTCAGCATTCTGAAGGAAAGGGGATACCGGGCACTGGCGCTGCATCCGTTCGACGGCACCTTTTATAACCGCAACCGGGTCTATCCGGTCCTGGGTTTCGATTCCTTTACCAGTGAACAGGATTTGGAGCATGCGGAGCGGATGACGCCAGCCGGTTATATTACCGACAAGTTTGCTGTAGAGGAGGCTGTGCGCCAGCTGAAGTCCTCCCGGGAGCCGGCCTTTTTGCATCTGGTGACCATGCAGAACCATTTTCCTTTTACCAAGGGACTGAACGGGCCTAACACGATTAAAGTACAAGGTCTGCCATCAGCCTACACCGATGAGTTCGAAACCTATGTGCAAAACACCAAATTGACGGATGAAGCCCTGGCTTATCTGCAGCAGGAGCTAAAGACCATAGAGCGCAGGACAGTGGTTGTATTCTGGGGAGACCATTTGCCCGCTTTATCCGCAGGAATTTATAGGAACGCAGGCTGGGACAAGGAGCCCAGGCTTAAACATGAAACGACATTGCTAATGATGGCGAATTTTGAGCTGCCTGCTGAACCGCTGGGAACGCTCAGCCCCGCTTTTATCGGACCTGAGGTGTTCAGGCTGACGGGCCAATCCCTGCCGGCTTATTACAAGCTGCTGGAGCAGGTCCGAAAGGAGCTTCCAGGCTTAAGCAAAAATGTGCTGATCGGCCCTGACGGCGAACGGAGTGAATTGGACGCGGCTCAGCAGCTGCTGCTCGATGACTACCGGATGGTGCAGTACGATATGCTGGAAGGGGAAAATTACGCGCAGAGTCTTTTGTTCTAA
- a CDS encoding TraX family protein — MQIIAMLTMLIDHVGYIFFPSELYLRVVGRIAFPIYCYLLVQGHIHTSSRPRYLLRLFLIAVITQIPYNMALDPGGWNVVFTLLLSAIVLVILDKLPNLWLGIPVVIAAVLVMDYLPLDYNAYGLLLVLIFRYARSYWLVAAHFILNVFFLFYYNWLVQMASILPTLFIALTPGALKALEKRRIPRWVWWSFYPAHLAVLAIVKIIHYQYWVTIDWRSLLTL; from the coding sequence TTGCAAATTATTGCCATGCTGACCATGCTGATTGATCATGTCGGCTACATATTTTTTCCAAGCGAGCTGTATTTAAGGGTGGTAGGACGCATTGCGTTTCCGATTTACTGCTACTTGCTGGTGCAGGGGCATATACATACATCATCACGGCCCCGTTATCTGCTGCGTCTGTTCCTGATTGCTGTGATCACCCAGATTCCTTACAATATGGCACTTGATCCCGGCGGCTGGAATGTAGTCTTCACACTGCTCCTGTCAGCTATAGTGCTGGTGATCCTGGATAAACTGCCTAACCTTTGGCTCGGGATTCCGGTTGTCATTGCGGCCGTACTTGTAATGGACTATCTGCCGCTTGATTACAATGCCTACGGGCTTTTGCTGGTGCTGATTTTCCGCTATGCACGTTCGTACTGGCTTGTTGCAGCCCATTTTATACTGAATGTATTTTTCCTCTTCTACTACAACTGGCTGGTTCAGATGGCAAGCATTCTGCCGACCCTGTTCATTGCCTTGACCCCGGGGGCACTGAAGGCTTTGGAGAAAAGACGGATTCCGCGCTGGGTATGGTGGTCCTTTTATCCGGCTCATTTAGCTGTACTTGCTATTGTTAAGATTATACATTACCAATATTGGGTAACTATAGATTGGCGGAGTCTGCTAACTTTGTAA
- a CDS encoding copper amine oxidase N-terminal domain-containing protein, with amino-acid sequence MKKMKARAKWLAPILAILLVLAGCQPVAGFDVNKALLGDLDVKSSESSMTLSVNAVPAPGISSEDQEVVDLINSFSLDLAHVKLQNNGNVSAAGTIGYKQLTVPFNLYMDQESILFTAEGAKQPYYIPLESYEAALGAEGLDPSGAQNISKLLTQFVVKNLPNPGTISVASVSEAVYGEQLSLTKLHTEITGEELPALLKSFLKSVSQDTEGFKALLSGLYDYLYPVLMASGADAALDDLGLGDIPLEDKEGVVTVVHDAAKLAVDALLLMYDKQVAKLYESDPDLATILGKDTKLKVDLFVDSGFHVRKQNFDLSVAIPASEFLPLQSISLKSETETWNLNGPVTADVISKEGALDFSAEPPTPGATLRNFDPESAAYNLLKNDLGITAKSLVIMPEDEYYYPIVENGTTYVPLRYVAEDLDAVVEWDAANRAIVVTEDVYGDQLVFKIGSAQATINGSAVQLPKPVFVDEYGDGYVPLRVLAKGLHATVETDEYGYIYVNRP; translated from the coding sequence ATGAAGAAAATGAAAGCAAGAGCAAAATGGTTGGCCCCGATTCTGGCGATTCTGCTGGTTCTGGCGGGCTGTCAGCCGGTAGCCGGGTTTGACGTCAACAAGGCGCTGCTCGGAGACCTGGATGTGAAGTCTTCTGAATCCAGTATGACTTTATCGGTGAATGCGGTTCCTGCTCCGGGAATCAGCAGTGAAGATCAGGAAGTGGTAGATCTCATTAATTCCTTTTCATTGGACCTGGCTCACGTAAAACTGCAGAATAACGGAAATGTATCCGCTGCAGGCACGATCGGCTACAAGCAGTTAACGGTTCCGTTTAACCTGTATATGGATCAGGAATCTATCCTTTTTACAGCGGAAGGTGCAAAGCAGCCGTACTACATCCCGCTCGAAAGCTATGAAGCAGCGCTGGGTGCTGAGGGGTTAGATCCTTCAGGTGCGCAGAATATTAGCAAGCTGTTGACACAATTTGTCGTGAAAAATCTTCCGAATCCGGGCACGATCAGCGTTGCTTCGGTGAGTGAAGCTGTCTACGGCGAACAGCTGAGCCTGACTAAGCTACATACTGAAATTACAGGTGAAGAGCTGCCGGCCCTCTTGAAAAGCTTTTTGAAATCCGTATCACAGGATACAGAAGGATTTAAGGCTTTGCTCAGCGGTCTCTATGATTACTTATATCCTGTTCTGATGGCTTCCGGAGCGGATGCTGCGCTGGATGATCTTGGTTTGGGAGACATTCCGCTCGAAGATAAAGAAGGTGTAGTCACTGTGGTCCATGATGCGGCCAAACTGGCAGTGGATGCCCTGCTTCTGATGTATGACAAACAGGTTGCCAAACTCTATGAATCTGATCCTGATCTCGCGACCATTCTGGGCAAGGATACAAAGCTCAAGGTAGATCTGTTCGTAGACAGCGGTTTCCATGTCCGTAAGCAAAACTTTGATCTCTCCGTTGCCATTCCGGCCAGTGAGTTTTTACCGCTGCAAAGCATCTCTCTGAAGTCAGAGACAGAAACCTGGAATTTAAACGGTCCGGTTACTGCTGATGTCATCAGTAAAGAAGGGGCACTGGATTTCTCGGCAGAACCTCCTACACCTGGTGCGACCCTGAGAAACTTTGATCCGGAATCAGCCGCGTATAATCTGCTCAAGAATGATCTGGGCATCACTGCTAAATCGCTCGTCATTATGCCTGAAGATGAATACTATTATCCGATCGTTGAAAATGGCACCACTTATGTTCCGCTCCGCTATGTAGCAGAGGATCTCGATGCTGTAGTGGAATGGGATGCTGCCAACCGGGCCATTGTTGTAACCGAAGATGTATACGGCGACCAGCTTGTATTCAAAATCGGCTCTGCACAGGCTACGATTAACGGCAGCGCAGTGCAGCTTCCAAAACCGGTATTCGTTGACGAATACGGAGATGGCTATGTGCCGCTCCGTGTGCTGGCAAAGGGTCTGCATGCTACGGTAGAGACGGATGAGTACGGATATATTTATGTTAACCGTCCGTAA
- a CDS encoding helix-hairpin-helix domain-containing protein — protein MKQNGKFMDGSNFPAKMGQPARRALTHAGISSLEQIAELGESELLKLHGLGPKTIRQLREALSAAGLDFKK, from the coding sequence TTGAAACAGAACGGTAAATTCATGGATGGCAGTAATTTTCCTGCCAAGATGGGGCAACCGGCCCGGCGGGCGCTTACACATGCGGGCATCAGCTCTCTGGAGCAGATTGCTGAGCTGGGCGAATCTGAGCTGCTTAAGCTGCATGGCCTTGGACCCAAGACGATCAGACAGCTACGTGAAGCCCTGTCAGCTGCAGGACTGGATTTCAAGAAATAA
- a CDS encoding metallophosphoesterase has product MMKKSVVSALSALILTGIVLTGCKDTEPSVFSLETAAQPEPSNGPVSFWVATDLHYLDKALEDGGEAFQTYVNGGDGKMLPYSDELTEAFVHDIRQKKPEFVILSGDLTNNGEAGSHKELTKKLKQVEASGTSVYVIPGNHDLNNPWARSFKNDKQLKSEHITDKDFPRLYGDFGYNEAISRDQNSLSYVVNAAPGLWLLMLDSNQYHNNEKYGFPQTDGRLLPETLSWIEDCVQEAARQHASIITVMHHNLLSHTSMPVSGFKLNNSQESLKRLRKNGLNLVLSGHIHMQDIRRDPGAITGDSSSGLLTVYDIATSAMAVNPHQYGEMTFDPASRAVTYKTSAVNVEGWAAANGIEDANLLHFKTYAEQTFARNSYNKALERLQDAPFTEDQKASMAEVMSRLNVNYFAGTAGSVLEEIKAMPGYKLWENMEGGFMPGYIRSMAREQGWSKVSLEIILTRH; this is encoded by the coding sequence ATGATGAAAAAAAGCGTCGTATCCGCCCTTTCCGCACTGATTTTGACAGGTATTGTGCTGACTGGCTGCAAGGACACAGAACCGTCAGTATTTTCACTGGAGACAGCTGCACAGCCGGAACCATCAAATGGCCCCGTCTCCTTCTGGGTAGCTACCGACCTCCACTATCTGGATAAAGCACTGGAAGACGGCGGAGAAGCTTTTCAAACCTATGTCAATGGCGGAGACGGTAAAATGCTGCCTTACAGCGATGAACTGACCGAAGCGTTTGTCCATGACATCCGGCAGAAGAAACCGGAATTCGTGATCCTAAGCGGAGATCTAACCAACAACGGCGAAGCCGGCAGCCATAAAGAGCTTACAAAGAAGCTGAAGCAGGTCGAGGCGTCGGGAACTTCCGTCTATGTCATTCCAGGCAATCACGATCTGAACAATCCGTGGGCGAGGTCCTTCAAGAATGATAAGCAGCTTAAGTCAGAGCATATCACCGATAAAGACTTCCCCCGCTTATACGGTGACTTTGGTTACAATGAGGCCATTTCCAGAGACCAGAACAGCCTCAGCTATGTTGTAAATGCCGCCCCCGGATTATGGCTGCTGATGCTGGACAGCAACCAGTACCATAACAACGAAAAGTACGGATTTCCGCAGACAGACGGCCGTCTCCTGCCTGAAACTCTGTCCTGGATCGAGGATTGTGTGCAGGAAGCTGCCAGGCAGCATGCCTCCATCATTACAGTAATGCATCATAATCTTCTCAGCCACACTTCCATGCCTGTCTCCGGTTTTAAACTGAATAACAGTCAGGAATCCTTGAAGCGGCTGCGCAAGAACGGGCTGAATCTTGTATTATCCGGACATATCCATATGCAGGATATCCGCAGGGATCCCGGAGCCATCACCGGAGACTCATCCTCCGGCCTGCTTACCGTATATGATATCGCTACAAGCGCGATGGCAGTCAATCCTCACCAATACGGGGAAATGACCTTTGATCCGGCTTCACGTGCAGTTACGTACAAAACCTCTGCAGTTAATGTAGAGGGCTGGGCTGCGGCAAATGGAATTGAAGACGCTAATCTGCTCCACTTTAAAACTTATGCCGAACAGACCTTTGCCAGGAACTCGTATAATAAAGCATTGGAACGGCTGCAGGATGCCCCCTTTACCGAGGACCAAAAGGCTTCTATGGCTGAGGTCATGTCCAGGCTGAATGTGAACTATTTTGCGGGTACTGCCGGCAGTGTATTGGAAGAAATCAAAGCAATGCCCGGGTACAAGCTATGGGAAAACATGGAGGGCGGCTTTATGCCGGGTTATATCCGCAGCATGGCCAGGGAACAGGGCTGGAGCAAGGTGTCGCTTGAAATTATCCTTACCAGACACTAG
- a CDS encoding nitroreductase family protein yields the protein MSKSFLDAVKERRSVYAISKESPISDDQIKAIVEEAVLHSPTSFNSQSSRAVVLLGEQQDKLWDITTETLRKIVPAEQFEGTAQKLASFKAGYGSVLFFEDQAVVKSLQENFALYAENFPIWSNQSSGILQFVVWTAFSEAGLGASLQHYNPLIDDEVKETFGIPAEWKLIAQMPFGKVVTPPGEKEFQPIEDRVKVLK from the coding sequence ATGTCGAAAAGCTTTTTGGATGCCGTAAAAGAAAGACGTTCCGTATATGCCATCAGCAAAGAATCCCCTATTTCAGACGACCAGATCAAGGCAATCGTTGAAGAGGCGGTATTACATAGCCCGACTTCATTTAACTCCCAAAGCTCCAGAGCTGTTGTTCTGCTGGGAGAGCAGCAGGATAAACTGTGGGATATCACAACTGAAACGCTGCGCAAGATCGTTCCGGCTGAACAATTTGAAGGTACTGCGCAAAAGCTTGCTTCGTTCAAAGCGGGCTACGGTTCCGTTCTGTTCTTTGAAGATCAGGCAGTGGTGAAGAGCCTGCAGGAGAACTTTGCCCTGTATGCCGAGAACTTCCCGATCTGGTCTAACCAATCTTCCGGTATCCTGCAATTTGTCGTATGGACAGCATTTTCCGAAGCCGGCCTTGGCGCATCCCTGCAGCACTATAACCCGCTTATTGATGATGAAGTGAAGGAAACCTTCGGTATTCCGGCAGAATGGAAGCTGATTGCCCAAATGCCATTTGGTAAAGTAGTTACTCCTCCGGGCGAAAAAGAATTCCAGCCGATTGAAGACCGCGTAAAAGTGCTGAAATAA
- a CDS encoding DUF2188 domain-containing protein, producing the protein MPWNKDDYPDSLKNFMAPVRNKAIEIANALLDEGYDEGRAIAIATAQAKEWGENHDKQIRKKNT; encoded by the coding sequence ATGCCTTGGAATAAGGATGATTATCCGGATTCACTCAAAAATTTCATGGCCCCTGTACGCAACAAAGCCATCGAAATTGCCAATGCGCTTCTGGATGAAGGGTACGATGAGGGCAGGGCGATCGCCATTGCCACGGCCCAGGCCAAGGAGTGGGGCGAAAATCATGACAAGCAGATCCGTAAGAAAAATACCTGA
- a CDS encoding peptidylprolyl isomerase, translating to MDKKDFENEHLDNNAAPEENNSSVNNNEGLAEEAAPAPEAKKAPAAEAQPSVPVMNKVGGTGTPPSASTSKGGKGWMIASLVLAAALIIVLIKPPFGNSGDKTAVATVNGTDITKAQLYDKLVEAGGEATLQNLITTTLVGQEAKKANVTVTDADIDAEIADLTEQFGGEDALNSALAQSSMTIDDLKKQMPLQVEIRKILEPQVTVTDEEITKYYDENKATLNQEAEVQASHILVATKEEADAIVKQLAEGADFAALAAEKSTDTGSKDNGGDLGFFKKGDMVPEFSDAAFALKVGETSGAVKSDYGYHIIKVTDRKEAKEYTLEEKKEEIKDTLTSQKVSEMSTTWLQDLTANAKITNTLTDEPEATTAPEASPEASAEPAATEAPAAE from the coding sequence ATGGACAAAAAAGATTTTGAAAACGAACACCTGGACAACAATGCAGCACCGGAGGAGAACAACTCTTCCGTAAATAACAATGAGGGATTGGCTGAAGAGGCCGCTCCGGCTCCGGAAGCCAAGAAAGCTCCAGCTGCTGAAGCTCAGCCAAGCGTACCTGTTATGAATAAAGTCGGCGGTACAGGAACTCCTCCTTCAGCTTCCACCTCCAAAGGCGGCAAAGGCTGGATGATCGCTTCTCTTGTTCTTGCAGCAGCCCTGATCATTGTACTGATCAAGCCCCCGTTTGGAAACAGCGGCGATAAGACAGCTGTCGCTACCGTTAACGGTACTGATATTACAAAAGCACAGCTTTATGATAAATTGGTGGAAGCCGGCGGGGAAGCAACGCTCCAGAACCTGATTACAACTACTCTTGTCGGTCAAGAAGCCAAGAAGGCGAATGTGACTGTAACTGATGCCGATATCGATGCAGAGATTGCAGATCTCACAGAGCAATTCGGCGGTGAAGATGCCCTGAACAGCGCACTGGCACAAAGCTCCATGACGATCGACGACCTGAAAAAGCAAATGCCGCTGCAGGTGGAAATCCGCAAAATCCTGGAACCGCAGGTCACTGTGACTGACGAAGAGATCACCAAATACTACGACGAGAACAAAGCCACTCTTAATCAGGAGGCAGAGGTTCAGGCATCCCATATTCTTGTAGCAACCAAAGAAGAAGCTGATGCTATTGTGAAGCAGCTGGCTGAAGGTGCTGATTTTGCAGCATTGGCGGCAGAAAAATCCACAGATACCGGCTCCAAGGATAACGGCGGCGATCTGGGCTTCTTCAAAAAAGGCGATATGGTCCCTGAATTCTCCGATGCCGCATTCGCGCTCAAAGTCGGCGAAACCAGCGGTGCTGTAAAATCCGATTACGGCTATCACATCATTAAAGTGACTGACCGTAAGGAAGCCAAGGAATATACTCTCGAAGAGAAGAAAGAGGAAATCAAGGACACTCTTACTTCGCAGAAGGTATCCGAGATGTCCACAACCTGGCTGCAGGATCTGACTGCCAATGCCAAGATCACCAACACGTTGACCGATGAGCCTGAGGCTACCACGGCTCCTGAAGCAAGCCCTGAAGCAAGTGCAGAGCCTGCTGCAACAGAAGCTCCTGCTGCTGAATAA
- a CDS encoding lactonase family protein yields the protein MNENTKLLLFTGSYANAAESGVQVFEFNGEAGGTLVLLDKVEGITNPTFVNVDPEKLRLYAIGEIPNGDGGKQGEVVTFAIDPKEGMLTELKRIKTMPSEGKGQTTTCHIAREPEGGHLVVCSYHGGSIGLISLDEDGQPLKLIDTAQHTGHGAHPERQDRPHPHSAVFSPDGRYLFVSDLGLDIIRSYRIDRETGTLAAHGETSLHPGAGPRHFVFHPDGKSAYVINEVDSTITSFTYDEAAGTLQTIATVPTLPADYQDKEENTCSEIALSADGLYLYGANRGHDSIVVYAVNPQTAELTLVEHVSTRGGHPRHFTVTPDGGYLIVANRDANNLVVFSLDQASGKLTFTGNTAEASKPVCIKPAVFAR from the coding sequence ATGAATGAGAATACTAAGCTGCTGTTATTTACAGGCTCCTATGCAAATGCCGCAGAGAGCGGGGTTCAGGTGTTTGAATTCAACGGAGAAGCAGGGGGTACACTTGTACTTCTGGATAAAGTAGAGGGTATCACCAATCCTACCTTTGTAAATGTAGATCCTGAAAAGCTGCGGCTGTATGCCATTGGGGAGATTCCGAACGGGGATGGCGGAAAACAGGGTGAGGTGGTTACCTTCGCCATTGACCCTAAAGAGGGCATGCTGACTGAACTGAAGCGGATTAAGACGATGCCGTCCGAGGGAAAAGGTCAAACAACAACCTGCCACATTGCAAGAGAACCGGAAGGCGGACATCTTGTCGTCTGCAGTTACCACGGCGGAAGCATCGGGTTAATATCGCTGGATGAAGACGGCCAGCCTCTGAAGCTGATTGATACAGCACAGCATACCGGCCATGGTGCGCATCCTGAACGCCAGGACCGGCCGCATCCGCACTCCGCGGTATTCAGTCCGGACGGTCGTTACTTGTTCGTATCAGATCTTGGCCTGGATATTATCCGTTCCTACCGGATTGACCGGGAAACGGGGACGCTTGCGGCTCATGGAGAGACCTCACTTCATCCCGGGGCCGGACCGCGCCATTTCGTCTTTCATCCGGACGGCAAATCGGCTTATGTAATCAATGAGGTGGACTCCACCATCACTTCGTTTACATATGATGAAGCTGCAGGCACACTGCAGACCATAGCGACTGTACCGACACTGCCTGCAGATTACCAGGACAAAGAAGAAAATACCTGCTCCGAGATCGCCCTCTCGGCGGACGGGCTGTACCTGTACGGCGCCAACCGCGGTCATGACAGTATCGTCGTATACGCTGTGAATCCTCAGACTGCTGAGCTGACGCTGGTCGAGCATGTATCCACCCGCGGAGGCCACCCGCGCCACTTTACCGTGACGCCTGACGGAGGTTATCTGATCGTAGCCAACCGTGATGCCAACAACCTGGTTGTCTTCTCACTGGATCAGGCAAGCGGAAAGCTTACCTTTACCGGAAATACTGCGGAGGCTTCCAAACCGGTATGCATCAAGCCGGCGGTATTTGCAAGATAA
- the hfq gene encoding RNA chaperone Hfq, protein MESLKLQERLLNQCISTKVPVTIFTTNGVKMQGTVTSYDAYTITLQGQGDGRQNVLFKSAVSTVVPLKPVSLK, encoded by the coding sequence GTGGAAAGCCTGAAACTGCAGGAACGTTTGTTGAACCAATGCATTTCAACAAAGGTACCCGTAACGATTTTTACAACGAACGGAGTCAAAATGCAGGGCACCGTAACCTCTTACGATGCCTACACGATCACATTGCAGGGCCAGGGTGACGGCAGGCAAAATGTCCTCTTCAAATCGGCAGTCTCCACGGTCGTGCCGCTTAAACCTGTCTCCCTTAAATAA
- a CDS encoding phosphatase PAP2 family protein, with amino-acid sequence MLYYRNWSRGFRNFLGFALAFAVIATLVMLNLTAGFDNMIIDFIQSMESPALTAFAKGLSLVGSSRLAIGIALVTMLLLFFVLHHRMELVLFIWVAVGSYTLNTMMKLWFQRERPSIHRLIEEVGYSFPSGHSMAAFSMYGGIAYLLWRHMRNHLQRIFLIIFTVLMTGGIGWSRIYLGVHYPSDVIGGYAASGAWLMLSIGIFEAYRKSRQV; translated from the coding sequence ATGCTTTATTATCGTAACTGGTCCAGAGGTTTTCGCAATTTTTTAGGGTTCGCTTTGGCTTTTGCTGTCATTGCAACGTTAGTCATGCTGAATTTAACGGCTGGTTTTGATAACATGATCATTGATTTCATACAATCTATGGAGTCCCCGGCACTGACAGCCTTCGCCAAGGGGTTATCGCTGGTCGGCTCCTCCAGGCTTGCCATCGGCATTGCGCTGGTTACGATGCTGCTGCTGTTTTTTGTCCTGCATCACCGGATGGAGCTGGTTCTGTTCATATGGGTCGCTGTTGGCTCATATACACTGAATACAATGATGAAATTGTGGTTTCAGCGGGAGCGGCCCAGCATTCACCGGCTGATTGAAGAGGTAGGATACAGCTTTCCCAGCGGACATTCCATGGCAGCCTTCTCTATGTACGGAGGAATCGCTTATCTGCTTTGGAGGCATATGAGAAATCACCTGCAGCGCATATTTCTGATTATATTTACGGTGCTTATGACAGGAGGGATAGGCTGGAGCCGGATCTATCTGGGTGTGCATTACCCGAGTGATGTTATCGGCGGTTATGCGGCCAGCGGTGCCTGGCTGATGCTGTCTATCGGTATCTTTGAGGCTTACCGTAAATCGCGGCAGGTCTGA